attgaaattacaaataatttgtcatgAATGTCTCACCTTCAAAGGCAGTCATTttccttaattatattttcctgaATACGTGAAAAACGAAAATGTTCCCGGCAAATTGCGGCCGATCAGCTGTTCTCGTGACGTCTCGTATAATTTCGTCTCTTCATGTATAAGGGTACGTTCAGAAATCATACCCATGGGGGATAAAAGGAACAAAGAGTTCTTTGTTCTGATTGGTCAATGAAACTCTACTCTACCCTACGAGTAAGATTTTTGAACGCATCCTAAAGACATTAGTGACGTGACGTCACCGGCAAATATCATACATACCAACACATGCATGTGTAATGTCGTATCTCATATATCGTATAGGATTATGTGCcgcttgataaataaaatgtttttgtaatgTAACGAGAGTAAATGAGTGATTCCCGCGGATGAAGATCCGAGATTCAAAAGCATTTTGGCGGAGATGATACTTGGCATCGCTTTTAGATTCATTGAAAGATAGCACCACGAAAATGACGCCTAAACGGAAGGCAAGTACTGTTACAGGTTATGATGTAAAGTATGCAAGTTTttcatacaacttttgtataTTAGCTTTattcacattattattatataatattatactagtTTACTTGCGAGTCAATTGTTCTTTTTCtatcatatttcattttttctctcttcaagATATACGTTTACTTCATTTTAAATGTAGAATCTGTAACAGAAAGTTACAGTTGTATTACAAACGATTCTGCATACTTTATTGACTTGTtagtaatcattttttataccaaaagcaaacaattatatataattgttatgtatagtaattatatattacaatacaatattattttatagacaaCCAGTTCGGAATCTACAACAACATCCACCTCGGGTTCTTCCTCGAGTAGCTCATCGAGTTCAGGCAGCGAGTCTAGCTCATCTGACTCTGAGAATTCAAGTAGCTCCGCCAATAGTCAAAAAGCATCCGATACGGAAAGAACTAAGAAGAAGGCACCATTTCCAGCCACTCGTCATGTCAAATCCAAAGCTGAAACAGCTTTTGTGCCACCTTtggataacaaaaataaagacagACAGCCGCAGAAAGCTAGACCAGTAGTATACTCTTCTGAATCCGAAGAATCACCTAGTAAAGCAAAATCACCGCAAAAGAGAAAACCACCAGCTAAACCAAAAGCCACTGCTACTGTAGCGCCAGTTGTTAAGAGATCACCGACAAAATCAGTGCCAGCTGGTGCAACAGGACAACTTAAAGCTGCAGCTGCTTTAAAACCTGTTAATAACAAACCCAACAAATTTGTCGGTATGTTTATATCTTACATAACTCcactcattattttatattttgtaataaattatatactctTATTCAGATTTATTACATGAAATACATGATAAAACTTTTCAGGTTCCACAAATGCTAATGGCAAATCTCCCGACAAATCTGGAAAAGCAACGGAACCGGTCcagaaaagattaaaaaagaaaagtatatttagTCCAGAAAATAGTAGCGAAAGCGACAGTGGTATTTTGACGAAAGTCAACACAGTCAAACCAACGAGCGCTTCCACAAAATGTACTAAAAATCCCCCAGCTAAGGCAAAGTTGAATGAGACCAAGCAGAAAGCTGCGGCAACGAGTAGACTtggtaaataattgtattaatgagAATATGAACGCGTtttgagtttttatttatatattttaagaaacgtaATGAAATTCCTGACACGTATAATGTTACTTGCAGTCACAAAGCCCGCGCAACCACAGAAATCAGACAGTTCCGCGAGCTCGAAGAGTTCCGGCGGCTCGGCATCTTCAGGTAGTACAGACAGTAGCACTGATTCAGAATCGTCCGAAAGCGTCACCAGCTCTCAGCCTCAaccgaaaaagaaagaaacgccGGCTAACAATACGAATGCTGTAGCAAGTGTGCCACCTAAAAGACCATCGGCAGCAGTCGCCCCTGTAAAATCGCAAAAAACAGTTACTAAACGACAAGGTTtgctaatataaaatcttttatcaatgtattattatataacattgccgaagaaaaaatgattttatacgtAAGTAGGCGCTATAAAGAGTGAAGATGACGGAGATGCATCTGCGagtgaaaaagaagaagaaggaacaTCGGCCTCGAAAACAGTAACGAAAGGCAAACGAAAGTTGCAAACGCGCAAAGGAAGTAAATTGCTTCAACTACAAGCGAAGGCAGTCAGTGATTCCGAATCTGACACAGGTATGTGGAAAGCAGTAACTAACACTTGattgatttaatttctttatcgtAGTTTATTTGTAGTATCTCCATCCTATGATCTGAACTCTTTCACTTCTCGagtttctatatatttagattttagatGAACTCGAATTACGTTTGTTTAGTTCGAGTCATCGCTACTCGTGATATGGTAATGgattattataagataaatctTCTTTTCTCGAGGTAGCATTCTAATTGGGAAGAGTAGATGCGTTTTCTTTGCTGCAATGGGTTTGGAAGTCTATGCTGCCTCCTTAACACAAAAAAACAGTATTTGCGCTTTTGGAGAGGATTGAAAGTGTACATGTATgcatattctaaataatacaatagttGAATGATATACAAACATTTTACGAATAAAGATAAAAGCAAAGTTGTTCTAAGGTGCAGATACAGTTTCTTTTTTGCTTACGGTGGCAGTATGGTTCTCAGGTATGGAAACGGTAGCGTGTAAGCGTATCCTACAGATTGCGCTAACTCGGTGTGATCTGTCAAGAGTAGCCGAGAGCAAGAGGAGTACGAGCAAATCGCCCGTCAAACGTGCCGGACCGTCCGCCGCTGCCAGACAAACTTCCTCCGGAGCCGGCAGATCGACCCAGAATAGCAGTATTGCCTCTAACACTACTGGTACCAAGACAAATCAGACTCCTTACAATCGAGCACGTGCCGCGAAGGAGCGTGAATGTCCCTTGGCTGCATCCTGCGACTCACGGGGTCATCTCTCTGGAAAACTCGACTCACACTTCACCCTTGAGGCGTGTCCTTTCTATCACAATACCACGCCGCAGGCTTGCGTGTAAGTTGCagctcaaaaataaaatcaattggaTTAATagtaattgaaaattgagGATTTATTCGTATTTCGTATTTATCGTATGGAATAAAAAGGGACGGTTTTGACttttttagagaattttataaagagagaaaaaaacggGAGGATGAGCGCAAGAAGGCCATAATGAATCTGGCTAAGAAACCCAAAGGTGTTCATCAAACTACTGAACAACGCAATTATCAACTTAAAGTGCGAGAGATGAGGAATAAGTGGAAGGGTAACGCTGGCGACGGTAACGAAAGCGATAGCGGTGGTGAACTACAGGGAAACGAGAAAGACAAGCAACCTCGGCTGAACAATCTCACACCTGATTATGACTTGAAACTATTTATGGAAGCTCAGGCGATAGCCAGCGAGAAAATTGTGAGtattcaatttcatttttatcttaactGATACAgtacacaataatatttaatatcataattttatataattataatttaatattacatagtaTCATATAATTAGCATTTTTCCAAATACACAAGTTATAAgcattctacatatatatatatatatatatatatatatatatatatatatatatatatatatatatatacatgtatacatgtatgtttttatttttttttttattttttttttttatttaaggagaaggaattaaaagaattagacTATGATGGCGAAGGTAGAAACGGTGGTGGCACGCGAGTCGTCGAAATGGGGAAATGGGAAATGGAAGTTTGGTACCAAAGTCCGTATCCCGAGGAGTACAGTCGTGCTCCGAAACTTTACCTTTGTGAATATTGCCTGAGGTACGCGAAGAGTCGTCAAGTGTTGAGGAGACACAGAGAGAAATGTTTGTGGAGGCATCCACCGGGACACGAAGTGTACAGGTAAATAATAcgtttcatttaatattctgttttttttttaaattattttttgggaagtttcattttttattatttttagaaaaagttttatttataaaaataaaacaagataaataaaatatatctcgacaaaatattgttaaaaatataatttaaaaaaagaaaagaaatatgtaatattttatctaacttAAATAGTCTAGAATTACAATCTAAATTAtcacatataatacatgtttGTCTTTCTTACAGAAAGGACAAGATAGGCGTGTGGGAAGTAGACGGTAAACGGTATAAGCAGTATTGTCAGAATCTCTGTTTGCTGGCCAAATTCTTCCTGGACCATAAAACGTTGTACTACGACGTCGAGCCGTTCCTCTTTTACGTCATGACAATCGGCGATTCCGAAGGCTGTCATACCGTCGGCTACTTCAGTAAAGTGAGTAACTTTTTATTACTACCAATTATGCTCCCATTTATATTCACCCCTGAAGTACTCGTGCATGAATTCGAACTTTACATCCTGTTGCTTCATGCAAGAGTAACGAAATATCtatcgaaaaatacaattatgcGCGTCGTATATTATTCGAAAGAATTTATCGATTGATTAAGGTGAAAATCatatcgaaataatataattcatgtATATCGCATTCTTAAACAGTAGTACGCTAACAAATTTAGCTGGATCTGAACGAAATGTGTGTGTTAGAttgtagtattttttaaatccacataaaaaatatcgtgatatatttcaatcatcatcatatcacgtgaaattatttttttattatttgttaatgcGATATTTCCTCGTCAGTTGTCATTTTAGTACTATGAAAAAAtctatcatattaattatcaaaatctataacatgatttttttatcatttacgATAATATCGATCTGATGGATTGTCACATTAATTTCTATTGGTCATGACTGGTTGTGtgagtgaaaataaaataaaatttatgaaaagagatatttcgaattttgtatcgttattattattcgagtACCGAAATTGCAACTGGTAGAGATgctttcataataataagtcATTCGTACAAAGTTCTCCCGAGCCTTCAACATTCGATGAGCTTCGTTGTTTCAAACATCATCATATCacgcgaaattatttttttattatttattaatgcgaTATTTCCTCGCCAGTTGCCATTTTAGTACTATGAAAAAAtctatcatattaattatcaaaatctataacataatttttttatcatttacgATAATATCGATCTGATGGATTGTCACATTAATTTCTATTGGTCATGACTGGTTGTGtgagtgaaaataaaataaaataaaatttatgaaaagagatacttacaattttgtatcgttattattattcgagtACCGAAATTGCAACTGGAAGAGatgctttaataataataagccaTTTATACAAAGTTCTCCCGAGCTTTCAACATTCGATGAGCTTCGTTGTTCGTCTACGCGATTCCTTTCGCGGCTTAGCCGGCTTCGTAATGGCATCCACGTAGCGTGCACGGATTACGCGAACGAGGGTGCGCCTCCGTAGGGTGTCTCGTATCTCTGACCTTTCTCCATCAATCCGCAGACTGGGCGTCGTACGCATACACACGCGTTGCCACGAGCCGAGGGTGGGACGCATCGCGCGCGTTTATTTACTACCGCGAAACGCAGCATCGCTCAGAGTCGAAATCTTACCGACGATTCGTTCAACGACCTCTGACCCTGGCGTTGGCAAGGCACGTCCCCGGTTCTTAACCACCCCCGCCTAAACCCTCTCCCGGAGAGACGTGACGAAAATTTCCTCCGGATTCGTCTTAAACCTTCTCGTACTCCTTAATTCCTTTGTCTTTTCGTCCCTTACAGAGACTGTCTCTGCTCCGTGACCAATCCGTCTCCGTCTCGAAAACCCCTTTgcttgttgtttttttttttttttttttttttttccttatctGTAAAAAGCTCCTATCCGAGAGAATACAGAGCGAGAGGGATGAGAGAAAGGATTATTCGCTCTACAAATTGTTACATTGGCATCTTGACAAGCAGATCGTTTTGTTAAAGTTTTAATGCTTCTCCTTCAATCGattctattgttttatttcgCTCATCGCCAACGaataaagacaatttttccctGCGAGTGAAAATTAATGCACTTATAACattcttctaataattatctgattttaa
This sequence is a window from Anoplolepis gracilipes chromosome 10, ASM4749672v1, whole genome shotgun sequence. Protein-coding genes within it:
- the Chm gene encoding uncharacterized protein Chm isoform X1 codes for the protein MTPKRKTTSSESTTTSTSGSSSSSSSSSGSESSSSDSENSSSSANSQKASDTERTKKKAPFPATRHVKSKAETAFVPPLDNKNKDRQPQKARPVVYSSESEESPSKAKSPQKRKPPAKPKATATVAPVVKRSPTKSVPAGATGQLKAAAALKPVNNKPNKFVGSTNANGKSPDKSGKATEPVQKRLKKKSIFSPENSSESDSGILTKVNTVKPTSASTKCTKNPPAKAKLNETKQKAAATSRLVTKPAQPQKSDSSASSKSSGGSASSGSTDSSTDSESSESVTSSQPQPKKKETPANNTNAVASVPPKRPSAAVAPVKSQKTVTKRQVGAIKSEDDGDASASEKEEEGTSASKTVTKGKRKLQTRKGSKLLQLQAKAVSDSESDTGMETVACKRILQIALTRCDLSRVAESKRSTSKSPVKRAGPSAAARQTSSGAGRSTQNSSIASNTTGTKTNQTPYNRARAAKERECPLAASCDSRGHLSGKLDSHFTLEACPFYHNTTPQACVEFYKERKKREDERKKAIMNLAKKPKGVHQTTEQRNYQLKVREMRNKWKGNAGDGNESDSGGELQGNEKDKQPRLNNLTPDYDLKLFMEAQAIASEKIEKELKELDYDGEGRNGGGTRVVEMGKWEMEVWYQSPYPEEYSRAPKLYLCEYCLRYAKSRQVLRRHREKCLWRHPPGHEVYRKDKIGVWEVDGKRYKQYCQNLCLLAKFFLDHKTLYYDVEPFLFYVMTIGDSEGCHTVGYFSKEKNSFLNYNVSCILTLPPYQRQGYGRLLIDFSYLLTRVEKKIGSPEKPLSDLGLISYRSYWKDVLLQYLCNFGGKEISVKDISKEMAIDSYDIVSTLQALGMMKYWKGKHIILKKQDVIDDYKDRVKRRGPVYKEIDPECLKWNPFQPPKTPSASN
- the Chm gene encoding uncharacterized protein Chm isoform X2, coding for MTPKRKTTSSESTTTSTSGSSSSSSSSSGSESSSSDSENSSSSANSQKASDTERTKKKAPFPATRHVKSKAETAFVPPLDNKNKDRQPQKARPVVYSSESEESPSKAKSPQKRKPPAKPKATATVAPVVKRSPTKSVPAGATGQLKAAAALKPVNNKPNKFVGSTNANGKSPDKSGKATEPVQKRLKKKSIFSPENSSESDSGILTKVNTVKPTSASTKCTKNPPAKAKLNETKQKAAATSRLVTKPAQPQKSDSSASSKSSGGSASSGSTDSSTDSESSESVTSSQPQPKKKETPANNTNAVASVPPKRPSAAVAPVKSQKTVTKRQVGAIKSEDDGDASASEKEEEGTSASKTVTKGKRKLQTRKGSKLLQLQAKAVSDSESDTAESKRSTSKSPVKRAGPSAAARQTSSGAGRSTQNSSIASNTTGTKTNQTPYNRARAAKERECPLAASCDSRGHLSGKLDSHFTLEACPFYHNTTPQACVEFYKERKKREDERKKAIMNLAKKPKGVHQTTEQRNYQLKVREMRNKWKGNAGDGNESDSGGELQGNEKDKQPRLNNLTPDYDLKLFMEAQAIASEKIEKELKELDYDGEGRNGGGTRVVEMGKWEMEVWYQSPYPEEYSRAPKLYLCEYCLRYAKSRQVLRRHREKCLWRHPPGHEVYRKDKIGVWEVDGKRYKQYCQNLCLLAKFFLDHKTLYYDVEPFLFYVMTIGDSEGCHTVGYFSKEKNSFLNYNVSCILTLPPYQRQGYGRLLIDFSYLLTRVEKKIGSPEKPLSDLGLISYRSYWKDVLLQYLCNFGGKEISVKDISKEMAIDSYDIVSTLQALGMMKYWKGKHIILKKQDVIDDYKDRVKRRGPVYKEIDPECLKWNPFQPPKTPSASN
- the Chm gene encoding uncharacterized protein Chm isoform X3 produces the protein MTPKRKTTSSESTTTSTSGSSSSSSSSSGSESSSSDSENSSSSANSQKASDTERTKKKAPFPATRHVKSKAETAFVPPLDNKNKDRQPQKARPVVYSSESEESPSKAKSPQKRKPPAKPKATATVAPVVKRSPTKSVPAGATGQLKAAAALKPVNNKPNKFVGSTNANGKSPDKSGKATEPVQKRLKKKSIFSPENSSESDSGILTKVNTVKPTSASTKCTKNPPAKAKLNETKQKAAATSRLVTKPAQPQKSDSSASSKSSGGSASSGSTDSSTDSESSESVTSSQPQPKKKETPANNTNAVASVPPKRPSAAVAPVKSQKTVTKRQVGAIKSEDDGDASASEKEEEGTSASKTVTKGKRKLQTRKGSKLLQLQAKAVSDSESDTGMETVACKRILQIALTRCDLSRVAESKRSTSKSPVKRAGPSAAARQTSSGAGRSTQNSSIASNTTGTKTNQTPYNRARAAKERECPLAASCDSRGHLSGKLDSHFTLEACPFYHNTTPQACVEFYKERKKREDERKKAIMNLAKKPKGVHQTTEQRNYQLKVREMRNKWKGNAGDGNESDSGGELQGNEKDKQPRLNNLTPDYDLKLFMEAQAIASEKIEKELKELDYDGEGRNGGGTRVVEMGKWEMEVWYQSPYPEEYSRAPKLYLCEYCLRYAKSRQVLRRHREKCLWRHPPGHEVYRKDKIGVWEVDGKRYKQYCQNLCLLAKFFLDHKTLYYDVEPFLFYVMTIGDSEGCHTVGYFSKEKNSFLNYNVSCILTLPPYQRQGYGRLLIDFNISKEMAIDSYDIVSTLQALGMMKYWKGKHIILKKQDVIDDYKDRVKRRGPVYKEIDPECLKWNPFQPPKTPSASN
- the Chm gene encoding uncharacterized protein Chm isoform X4; this encodes MTPKRKTTSSESTTTSTSGSSSSSSSSSGSESSSSDSENSSSSANSQKASDTERTKKKAPFPATRHVKSKAETAFVPPLDNKNKDRQPQKARPVVYSSESEESPSKAKSPQKRKPPAKPKATATVAPVVKRSPTKSVPAGATGQLKAAAALKPVNNKPNKFVGSTNANGKSPDKSGKATEPVQKRLKKKSIFSPENSSESDSGILTKVNTVKPTSASTKCTKNPPAKAKLNETKQKAAATSRLVTKPAQPQKSDSSASSKSSGGSASSGSTDSSTDSESSESVTSSQPQPKKKETPANNTNAVASVPPKRPSAAVAPVKSQKTVTKRQGAIKSEDDGDASASEKEEEGTSASKTVTKGKRKLQTRKGSKLLQLQAKAVSDSESDTGMETVACKRILQIALTRCDLSRVAESKRSTSKSPVKRAGPSAAARQTSSGAGRSTQNSSIASNTTGTKTNQTPYNRARAAKERECPLAASCDSRGHLSGKLDSHFTLEACPFYHNTTPQACVEFYKERKKREDERKKAIMNLAKKPKGVHQTTEQRNYQLKVREMRNKWKGNAGDGNESDSGGELQGNEKDKQPRLNNLTPDYDLKLFMEAQAIASEKIEKELKELDYDGEGRNGGGTRVVEMGKWEMEVWYQSPYPEEYSRAPKLYLCEYCLRYAKSRQVLRRHREKCLWRHPPGHEVYRKDKIGVWEVDGKRYKQYCQNLCLLAKFFLDHKTLYYDVEPFLFYVMTIGDSEGCHTVGYFSKEKNSFLNYNVSCILTLPPYQRQGYGRLLIDFSYLLTRVEKKIGSPEKPLSDLGLISYRSYWKDVLLQYLCNFGGKEISVKDISKEMAIDSYDIVSTLQALGMMKYWKGKHIILKKQDVIDDYKDRVKRRGPVYKEIDPECLKWNPFQPPKTPSASN